Proteins co-encoded in one Setaria viridis chromosome 9, Setaria_viridis_v4.0, whole genome shotgun sequence genomic window:
- the LOC117836806 gene encoding NAC domain-containing protein 100, with protein sequence MEEGLPPGFRFHPTDEELITYYLTRKVSDFAFATRAIADVDLNKCEPWDLPSKASMGEKEWYFFSMRDRKYPTGIRTNRATDSGYWKTTGKDKEIFHCGMLVGMKKTLVFYRGRAPKGEKTSWVMHEYRLQNKFPYKPNKEEWVVCRVFKKSQIIKIRPPQGSPTMDDSLGHDANASLSELGELDVSSILGGFAPAPAAHTSSSSPGGALHHGAGGESFGHTRVDMSAYMSWMAAANQGAAAAAAAAMLPWATTTTPGLFGNVFAPNQHQLVQKPLPFAGQPRDLGGFVGNAGSEHAMFASSLAKVEMECDQQQPPPPPEQQLAMNESTWRAF encoded by the exons ATGGAGGAGGGGCTTCCGCCGGGGTTCCGGTTCCACCCGACGGACGAGGAGCTCATCACCTACTACCTCACACGCAAGGTCTCCGACTTCGCCTTCGCCACCCGCGCCATCGCCGACGTCGACCTCAACAAGTGCGAGCCATGGGATCTCCCAA GCAAAGCTAGCATGGGTGAGAAGGAGTGGTACTTCTTCAGCATGCGCGACCGCAAGTACCCGACCGGCATCCGCACGAACCGCGCCACCGACTCCGGCTACTGGAAGACCACcggcaaggacaaggagatcTTCCACTGCGGCATGCTCGTGGGGATGAAGAAAACATTAGTCTTCTACAGGGGTAGGGCTCCCAAGGGAGAGAAGACCAGCTGGGTCATGCACGAGTACAGGCTCCAGAACAAGTTCCCCTACAAACCCAACAAG GAGGAATGGGTGGTGTGCAGGGTGTTCAAGAAGTCCCAGATCATCAAGATAAGGCCGCCACAAGGAAGCCCCACGATGGACGACTCCCTAGGCCACGACGCCAACGCCTCCCTCAGCGAGCTCGGGGAGCTCGACGTTTCCTCCATCCTCGGCGGCttcgcgccggcgcccgcggcgcacACGTCCTCCAGCTCGCCGGGCGGCGCGCTCCAccatggcgccggcggcgagagctTCGGCCACACCAGGGTGGACATGAGCGCGTACATGAGCTGGATGGCGGCGGCCAATcagggcgccgcggcggccgctgcaGCCGCCATGCTTCCCTGggccacgacgacgacgccaggATTGTTCGGCAATGTCTTCGCGCCGAACCAACACCAGCTGGTGCAGAAGCCGCTTCCGTTCGCCGGCCAGCCGCGAGACCTCGGCGGTTTTGTGGGGAACGCCGGAAGTGAGCACGCCATGTTCGCAAGCTCGTTGGCAAAGGTTGAGATGGAATGCGAtcagcagcagccaccgccgccgccggagcagcaaCTGGCAATGAACGAGTCGACTTGGAGGGCATTCTGA